In the genome of Candidatus Shapirobacteria bacterium, one region contains:
- a CDS encoding AAA family ATPase, whose amino-acid sequence MIDKIIIIKLSVRMKKKKILVIGASGSGKSFVAKKLRLSRVNAVDADLIEGLHGWYDGKGQKVAFPIGAGKDFLDNHQFLWDKNFLREYLKENNKVWLFGLSGNIFEMVDMFDKVYFLKVEPGILIERLDKKDRINPMGKTEYQKKAVVEYAKKIERTAKSLKIEFIDGTLAPEEIKKIIEEG is encoded by the coding sequence ATGATTGATAAAATCATTATAATTAAATTATCAGTGAGAATGAAAAAGAAAAAAATTTTGGTAATCGGAGCATCGGGGTCGGGAAAAAGTTTTGTGGCTAAGAAATTAAGACTATCGAGAGTTAATGCGGTAGATGCCGATTTGATTGAAGGTCTTCACGGATGGTATGACGGAAAAGGGCAAAAAGTGGCTTTTCCCATAGGAGCAGGTAAAGATTTTCTGGATAACCATCAATTTTTGTGGGATAAAAATTTTCTGAGAGAATATTTGAAAGAAAATAACAAGGTATGGTTGTTCGGATTATCGGGCAATATTTTTGAAATGGTGGATATGTTTGACAAAGTATATTTTTTAAAAGTGGAGCCGGGAATATTGATTGAACGACTTGATAAAAAGGACAGAATTAACCCGATGGGAAAAACCGAATATCAAAAAAAAGCGGTGGTTGAATATGCTAAAAAGATTGAAAGGACGGCAAAAAGTTTGAAGATAGAATTTATTGACGGAACTCTGGCGCCGGAAGAAATTAAGAAAATAATTGAAGAAGGATGA
- a CDS encoding SpoIID/LytB domain-containing protein — translation MLINFTKRLIFCFIFLFLSLNLVPPVSAKSTEELTKEIEDISKQISALEGAITPLKKESTNLQSRISQAKNQIALSEAKMVELGQKLIDREADLEIQKLLLAQRVRRYYINSKKFSPLLILFSSVEGSDLLRQYSWYQSIINQDKNTISEYVTDINTLSDNKEKLEIEKIKLAKVKKDLETRFGFLAGEIKKAEDYKKVLSQRQQNLIAEKTAMFNTSVGDVSSSDDPASRADYNPGFSPAFAAFSFGAPHRKGMSQFGAFGRSKQGQNYETILKAYYGDIRIEKIDTNGSIKATGIGTIPFEDRYLVGIAEMPAKWGSEGGMEALKAQAIAARTYALNSTNNLSGSICITEACQVYANSRYNSPGDWKSAVEATRGLVVKSNKTGRVFSTMYASTAGGAINSYTTADHSTPQVWDTKCGNQGCWPGDSYEKIAGSSWYYKGWYKTRSNQACGRSHPWLTNDEFSDIINAVLFYTKTKETTHLSQENTGGCFGGKDPDAWSRDELRRQVQDKGGPVSSVNSVNVDYSTGGYTQNVHVSTDKGTFDFNGADFKEIFTLRAPGAITLKSSLFNIEKK, via the coding sequence GTGCTAATCAATTTCACAAAAAGGTTGATATTTTGTTTCATATTCTTGTTTCTGTCGCTAAACCTTGTCCCGCCAGTCTCCGCAAAAAGTACAGAAGAACTAACCAAAGAAATCGAAGACATTAGTAAACAAATCAGCGCCCTCGAAGGCGCTATCACTCCGCTAAAAAAGGAGTCCACCAATCTTCAATCCAGGATCAGTCAGGCCAAAAACCAAATTGCCCTTTCAGAGGCAAAAATGGTTGAACTGGGTCAAAAGTTAATAGACAGGGAAGCCGATTTGGAAATTCAAAAGCTACTTCTGGCACAAAGGGTCAGAAGATATTATATAAATTCCAAAAAATTTTCTCCCTTGCTTATTTTATTTTCCAGTGTCGAAGGCTCTGATTTGCTGCGCCAATATTCATGGTATCAATCGATAATCAATCAGGATAAAAATACAATATCCGAGTATGTTACCGACATAAATACTCTCAGTGATAACAAGGAAAAGCTAGAAATAGAAAAAATAAAACTGGCCAAAGTTAAAAAAGATCTTGAAACCCGTTTTGGCTTCCTTGCCGGTGAAATAAAAAAAGCCGAAGATTACAAAAAAGTATTGAGTCAAAGGCAGCAGAATCTTATTGCCGAAAAAACCGCCATGTTTAACACCTCGGTAGGGGATGTTTCTTCGTCAGACGATCCCGCTTCAAGGGCCGATTACAATCCCGGTTTTTCTCCTGCTTTTGCCGCCTTTTCCTTTGGTGCTCCGCATCGCAAAGGCATGAGCCAGTTCGGCGCGTTCGGCAGGTCAAAACAAGGCCAAAATTATGAAACGATTCTCAAAGCCTATTATGGCGATATCCGTATCGAGAAAATCGACACCAACGGTTCGATCAAAGCTACGGGTATAGGTACCATCCCCTTTGAAGACCGGTATCTTGTCGGTATTGCCGAAATGCCGGCCAAATGGGGGAGCGAAGGCGGCATGGAAGCCCTAAAAGCCCAGGCAATTGCCGCCCGGACTTACGCCCTAAACTCCACCAACAATTTGTCCGGCTCCATCTGTATCACCGAAGCCTGCCAGGTTTACGCCAATTCACGCTACAACTCTCCGGGAGACTGGAAATCCGCCGTCGAAGCCACCCGTGGCCTGGTCGTCAAAAGCAACAAAACCGGTCGGGTTTTTTCCACCATGTATGCTTCTACCGCCGGTGGTGCCATCAATAGCTACACCACCGCTGACCATTCCACTCCCCAAGTTTGGGATACAAAATGCGGAAATCAAGGCTGCTGGCCTGGTGACTCATACGAAAAAATTGCCGGTTCCTCCTGGTATTACAAAGGTTGGTACAAAACCCGCTCAAATCAAGCCTGTGGCCGTTCCCACCCTTGGCTTACAAACGATGAGTTTTCCGATATTATCAACGCAGTTTTATTTTATACAAAAACTAAAGAAACTACCCATTTATCCCAGGAAAACACAGGGGGCTGTTTTGGTGGGAAAGACCCCGACGCCTGGTCCCGCGACGAGCTCCGTCGCCAGGTCCAGGACAAGGGTGGCCCGGTATCTTCCGTTAACTCCGTAAATGTCGATTACTCCACCGGCGGTTATACCCAAAATGTTCACGTCAGCACCGACAAGGGCACCTTCGATTTCAACGGGGCAGATTTCAAGGAAATTTTCACCCTCCGCGCCCCCGGAGCCATTACCCTCAAGTCATCTTTATTTAATATTGAAAAAAAATAA